In Chanodichthys erythropterus isolate Z2021 chromosome 11, ASM2448905v1, whole genome shotgun sequence, a single window of DNA contains:
- the LOC137031016 gene encoding carbohydrate sulfotransferase 3-like, producing MNIKYSISVIFIVALVIVEKENNIISKVSEKLVYLRWSIQQSVSPASASASGGRKHILLLATTRTGSSFVGEFFNQQGSNMFYLFEPLWHVAHMLSVKMDGTNATVAGPVYRDVLHQLFLCDFSLLEIFIKPPPKDHVTAALFRRYSSQSLCEESVCSPFVRNLFEQFHCLERRCGPLNLTLASQSCMKKKHHAIKSVRVQQLETLRPLAEDPRLDMKFIQLVRDPRAVLASRMVAFSSEYTIWKRWAVDEDLPVDEDEVRKLKEYCDNIRMSAEIGLKQPPWLRGRYMLVRYEDIARFPMRKAAEMYGFIGIPFTTTVEKWILKNTQAFKNVSEVFSTQRNSSEHVDKWRFSIPFKLVQLVQKACGPTMTLFGYKFAENKDMLIDKSVSLIEERTFL from the exons atgaacattaaatATAGCATTTCTGTCATCTTTATTGTGGCTCTGGTCATCGTTGAAAAGGAAAACAACATTATTTCAAA GGTGTCTGAAAAGCTGGTATACTTAAGGTGGTCCATCCAGCAGAGTGTCTCGCCTGCATCTGCATCTGCATCTGGAGGACGGAAACACATCCTTCTGCTGGCTACAACTCGCACAGGCTCCTCTTTCGTTGGTGAATTTTTTAACCAGCAGGGATCAAATATGTTTTACCTGTTTGAGCCGCTGTGGCACGTGGCGCACATGTTATCAGTCAAGATGGACGGGACGAACGCCACAGTAGCTGGGCCGGTGTATCGAGATGTTCTGCATCAGCTGTTCCTCTGTGACTTTTCCCTGCTGGAGATCTTTATCAAACCCCCgccgaaggatcatgtgaccgcTGCGCTCTTCCGCCGTTATTCTAGCCAGTCGCTGTGTGAAGAATCCGTCTGCTCGCCGTTTGTTAGAAATCTGTTTGAGCAATTCCATTGCCTTGAGCGGCGCTGCGGTCCGCTCAACCTGACGCTGGCCTCTCAGTCCTGCATGAAGAAGAAACATCACGCGATTAAGTCCGTCCGTGTGCAGCAGCTAGAGACGCTACGGCCTCTGGCCGAAGATCCCAGACTCGACATGAAGTTCATCCAGCTGGTCAGGGACCCTCGCGCCGTTCTCGCCTCACGAATGGTTGCCTTCTCCAGCGAATACACGATCTGGAAGAGGTGGGCCGTGGACGAAGACCTTCCAGTGGACGAGGATGAAGTGAGAAAACTCAAAGAATACTGCGACAACATCCGCATGTCTGCTGAGATCGGACTCAAGCAGCCACCATGGCTTCGCGGACGTTACATGCTAGTGCGTTATGAGGACATCGCACGATTCCCCATGCGCAAAGCTGCAGAGATGTACGGCTTTATAGGCATTCCCTTCACCACAACAGTGGAAAAGTGGATCCTAAAAAACACTCAGGCATTTAAGAATGTCAGTGAAGTTTTTTCCACCCAGAGAAATTCCTCTGAACACGTGGACAAATGGAGGTTCAGCATTCCCTTCAAACTGGTTCAGCTGGTCCAGAAAGCATGCGGCCCCACCATGACTCTGTTCGGCTACAAGTTTGCTGAAAACAAAGACATGTTGATCGATAAATCAGTAAGCCTGATCGAAGAGAGAACATTCTTATGA